The Deltaproteobacteria bacterium region GACGCTCGCCTACCGCCTCGCGCCCTCGGGCAAGCGCATCCTCCTCCTCGAGCGGGGCGGCTACGTGCCGCGCGAGAAGCAGAACTGGGACTCGCGCGCCGTCGAGGTCGAGAACCGCTACCACATCAAGGAGCCCTGGTACGACCGCGACGGCAAGGAGTTCCACGCCGGCACGCACTACTTCGTCGGCGGGAACACCAAGTTCTACGGCGCCGCGCTGATCCGGCTCCGCAGGCAGGACTTCGGCCAGGTCGCCCACCACGGCGGCGTCTCGCCCGCCTGGCCGATCGCGTACGACGACCTGGAGCCGTACTACACCGAGGCCGAGCATCTCTACCAGGTGCACGGGCTCCGCGGTAGCGATCCGACGGAGCCGCCCGCGAGCGCGCCCTACCTCCATCCACCCCTCAGCCACGAGCCGCGCATCCAGCAGCTGGTCGACGACCTGACGCGCATCGGGCACCGGCCGTTCCACATGCCCGTCGGCGTCATGCTCGACGAGCAGAACCCGCGGCAGAGCCGCTGCATCCGCTGCGACACCTGCGACGGCTTCCCGTGCCTCGTCTACGCGAAGGCGGACGCGCAGGTGATCTGCGTGGATCCCGCCCTCGCGCACCCGAACGTCACGCTGGTCACCGACGCGTACGTGTCGCGCCTCGAGACGAGCGCGTCGGGGCGCGAGGTGACGAAGGTCCACGTCGAGCGCGACGGAGCGCACGAGACGTACTCGGCCGGCGTCGTCGCCGTCTCGTGCGGGGCCGTCAACTCGGCCGCGCTCCTCCTCCGCTCCGCGAGCGACCAGCACCCCCGCGGCCTCGCCAACGGCTCCGGCGTCGTCGGCCGCCACTACATGTGCCATCTGAACTCGATGCTCCTCGCCGTCTCCCGCGAGCCGAACCCGACGCGCTTCCAGAAGACCTGGGGCCTGAACGACTTCTACTTCCCGTCGAAGGAGTGGGACTACCCGATGGGCCACATCTCGATGATCGGGAAGACCGACGCGAACACGCTCCGCGCCGGGGCGCCACGCATCGCGCCGGGCTGGACGCTCGAGAAGATGGCCGAGCACACGCTCTCCTTCTGGCTCACCTCCGAGGACCTGCCCCACCCCGACAACCGGGTCACCGTCGACCGCGACGGCCGGATCACCCTCGCCTACAGACCGAACAACGAGGAGGGGCACCGGCGTCTCATCGCGAAGCTCAAGGGCATGCTCAAGGAGATCCGCTGCCACGATCACCTGATTCCCCTGAACGCCTACATCCCGGCGCGCATCCCGCTGGCCGGCGTGGCGCACCAGAACGGTACCGTCCGCTTCGGCCGCGACCCGAAGACGTCGGCCCTCGACGTCCACTGCAAGGCCCACGACGTCGACAACCTCTACGTCGTCGACGCGAGCTTCTTCCCCTCGAGCTGTGCCGTGAACCCGGCCCTCACCATCATGGCGAACGCCCTGCGGGTCGGCGATCACGTCCGGGAGCGGCTCGGGTGAGACGGCGCGCGCTCCTCCATGCGGCGAGTGCCGAGAACCCCATGTCCGAGGGTGAGGCGTGGGGGAACATCGGGGTCGACTACGCCGCCCCCGCCCTCACCCCCGGTGA contains the following coding sequences:
- a CDS encoding GMC family oxidoreductase — its product is TLAYRLAPSGKRILLLERGGYVPREKQNWDSRAVEVENRYHIKEPWYDRDGKEFHAGTHYFVGGNTKFYGAALIRLRRQDFGQVAHHGGVSPAWPIAYDDLEPYYTEAEHLYQVHGLRGSDPTEPPASAPYLHPPLSHEPRIQQLVDDLTRIGHRPFHMPVGVMLDEQNPRQSRCIRCDTCDGFPCLVYAKADAQVICVDPALAHPNVTLVTDAYVSRLETSASGREVTKVHVERDGAHETYSAGVVAVSCGAVNSAALLLRSASDQHPRGLANGSGVVGRHYMCHLNSMLLAVSREPNPTRFQKTWGLNDFYFPSKEWDYPMGHISMIGKTDANTLRAGAPRIAPGWTLEKMAEHTLSFWLTSEDLPHPDNRVTVDRDGRITLAYRPNNEEGHRRLIAKLKGMLKEIRCHDHLIPLNAYIPARIPLAGVAHQNGTVRFGRDPKTSALDVHCKAHDVDNLYVVDASFFPSSCAVNPALTIMANALRVGDHVRERLG